A region from the Arthrobacter gengyunqii genome encodes:
- the glgX gene encoding glycogen debranching protein GlgX — protein sequence MADLISTPQGQAAARRVSRPFPLGVRNSVPGVDELPGTVNVSIYAPGLSGVEIHFEKAPGQWASARLGESVAGIHHGRVAGLSYGSRYGFWPADKELPGRPGSFQLLLDPYGRGIDEVQPSDGVPLFFSVHVDPSFDWGSSRQLYTPWRDTVIYEAHVRGQTMLHPDIPEELRGTYAGMAHPVMVNYLRELGITAVELLPVHFHTEEAHLRELNLPNYWGYNTLGFFAPHTSYATKAAQAAGPKAVQDEVKTMIKSLHEAGLEVILDVVYNHTAEGTKDQPALSWRGLGDEQYYRHDGEGRYLDTTGCGNTLDFSQPRVIQMALDSLRHWVQDYQVDGFRFDLAPALCRDADGHFDRRHPFLVAVAADPVLHGIKLIAEPWDIGPDGWQTGNFPPGWAEWNDRFRDTARDFWLRGQAALNAGGTGGSVARIAGSLAGSADMFAGSGRTALSSINMVTAHDGFTLADLTAYESKHNEANGEDNRDGSSENRSYNHGVEGPTDDGEIKARRAQSARNIMTTLLMSLGVPMLTAGDEIGRSQQGNNNSYCQDSPLTWLDWDLDDNGRRMLETTRTLLRLRREFLAWQPYRFPADAKEASLLWFDADGQPMALDRWEDPNSRVVQLLVGSRNGMLRGMLVLNGSLQDVEITLPDARALEGSGAVRDENHSYELLLSTADRTTGATVRGGEKDVLPANSVSLYRA from the coding sequence ATGGCAGACCTGATCAGTACTCCGCAGGGCCAGGCCGCCGCACGGCGGGTTTCCCGGCCCTTCCCCCTTGGCGTAAGGAATTCTGTTCCCGGCGTCGACGAATTGCCGGGAACCGTCAACGTCTCCATCTACGCACCGGGACTCTCCGGCGTCGAAATCCATTTCGAAAAGGCGCCGGGTCAATGGGCCTCGGCGCGTCTGGGCGAGTCCGTGGCGGGGATCCACCACGGACGCGTCGCCGGACTGTCCTATGGCAGCCGGTACGGGTTTTGGCCAGCAGACAAGGAGCTGCCGGGTAGGCCGGGCAGCTTCCAACTTCTGTTGGACCCCTACGGCCGCGGAATTGACGAAGTTCAGCCGTCGGACGGTGTTCCGCTGTTCTTCTCCGTACACGTTGACCCGTCGTTTGACTGGGGCAGCTCGCGTCAGCTGTACACGCCGTGGCGCGACACCGTCATCTACGAGGCGCACGTGCGCGGACAAACGATGCTCCACCCGGATATCCCCGAAGAGCTGCGCGGCACCTACGCCGGCATGGCGCATCCCGTGATGGTGAATTATCTCCGAGAGCTGGGCATCACCGCGGTGGAGCTGCTGCCGGTGCACTTTCACACCGAAGAAGCCCATCTGCGCGAGCTGAACCTGCCCAACTACTGGGGCTACAACACCCTGGGCTTCTTCGCCCCGCACACCTCCTACGCCACCAAGGCCGCGCAGGCCGCAGGGCCCAAGGCCGTGCAGGACGAGGTCAAGACCATGATCAAATCCCTGCACGAGGCAGGCCTCGAGGTCATCCTGGACGTGGTGTACAACCACACGGCTGAAGGCACCAAGGACCAGCCTGCGCTGAGCTGGCGGGGACTGGGCGATGAACAGTATTACCGGCACGACGGCGAGGGCCGCTACCTGGACACCACCGGCTGCGGCAACACCTTGGATTTCAGTCAGCCGAGGGTAATCCAAATGGCGCTGGACTCGCTGCGCCACTGGGTTCAGGACTATCAGGTGGACGGGTTCCGGTTTGATCTTGCTCCAGCGCTGTGCCGTGACGCGGACGGGCATTTCGACCGCCGGCATCCGTTCCTGGTGGCGGTGGCGGCCGACCCCGTGCTCCACGGAATCAAGCTCATCGCCGAGCCATGGGACATCGGGCCCGACGGCTGGCAGACCGGTAACTTTCCGCCCGGGTGGGCCGAGTGGAATGACCGGTTCCGGGACACTGCCAGGGACTTTTGGCTCCGGGGCCAGGCCGCGCTGAATGCCGGCGGGACCGGAGGGTCGGTGGCCCGGATCGCCGGTTCACTGGCGGGTTCGGCCGATATGTTCGCCGGATCCGGCCGCACCGCTCTGTCCTCGATCAACATGGTCACCGCCCATGACGGGTTCACACTGGCGGACCTCACCGCCTACGAGTCCAAGCACAACGAGGCCAACGGCGAAGATAACCGGGACGGCAGCAGTGAAAACCGCAGCTACAACCACGGTGTGGAAGGTCCCACAGATGACGGTGAGATCAAGGCCCGCCGGGCGCAGAGCGCCAGGAACATCATGACAACCCTGCTGATGTCGTTGGGCGTCCCCATGCTGACGGCCGGCGACGAAATCGGCCGCTCCCAGCAGGGCAACAACAACTCGTACTGCCAGGACAGCCCCCTCACCTGGCTGGACTGGGACCTGGACGACAACGGCCGCCGGATGCTGGAAACCACCCGCACGCTGCTGCGCCTGCGCCGCGAGTTCCTCGCCTGGCAGCCGTACCGCTTCCCGGCCGATGCCAAGGAAGCGTCGTTGCTGTGGTTCGATGCGGATGGCCAGCCGATGGCGCTGGACAGGTGGGAGGACCCCAACTCCCGGGTGGTACAGCTGCTGGTTGGCTCCCGGAACGGGATGCTGCGGGGCATGCTGGTCCTGAATGGCTCGCTGCAGGACGTCGAAATCACTCTGCCCGATGCGCGGGCCCTGGAAGGTTCAGGCGCGGTCCGCGATGAGAACCACTCCTACGAACTTCTGCTAAGCACGGCAGACCGGACCACCGGGGCCACAGTGCGCGGCGGGGAGAAGGACGTCCTGCCGGCGAACTCGGTCAGCCTGTACCGAGCCTAG